Proteins from a single region of Ogataea parapolymorpha DL-1 chromosome IV, whole genome shotgun sequence:
- a CDS encoding Eukaryotic translation initiation factor 5A-2, with protein sequence MAEEEHTFETADAGSSLTYPMQCSALRKNGFVVIKGRPCKIVDMSTSKTGKHGHAKVHLVAIDIFTQKKLEDLSPSTHNMEVPFVTRTEYQLLDIDDGYLNLMTNDGETKDDVKAPEGELGDKLQADFDEGKDLLVTVISAMGEEACVSYKEAPKGN encoded by the exons Atggctgaagaagaa CACACCTTCGAGACCGCTGACGCTGGTTCCTCTTTGACCTACCCAATGCAATGTTCTGCATTGAGAAAGAACGGTTTCGTTGTCATCAAGGGTAGACCATGCAAGATTGTTGACATGTCCACCTCCAAGACTGGTAAGCACGGTCACGCTAAGGTTCACTTGGTTGCCATTGACATCTTCACCCAGAAGAAGTTGGAGGATCTGTCTCCATCTACCCACAACATGGAGGTTCCATTCGTCACCAGAACTGAGTACCAACTGTTGGACATCGATGACGGCTACTTGAACTTGATGACCAACGATGGTGAGACCAAGGATGACGTCAAGGCCCCAGAGGGTGAGTTGGGCGACAAGCTGCAAGCTGACTTCGACGAGGGCAAGGACTTGTTGGTTACCGTCATCTCTGCCATGGGTGAGGAGGCCTGTGTCTCCTACAAGGAGGCTCCAAAGGGCAACTAA
- a CDS encoding Small subunit of the clathrin-associated adaptor complex AP-2, which translates to MSIHFLIALNRQGKLRISKWYTSVPDKQKKQTMLKVHRLISSRDHQKQSNFVNFENQKLVYRRYNGLFFVMAVDVQDNELSYLEMVHLMVEVLDSYFNNVCELDIIFNFYKVYQVLDEMFLSGEFQETSKQVVLDRLHYLDNLE; encoded by the coding sequence ATGAGCATACATTTCTTGATCGCGCTCAATCGACAGGGAAAGCTGCGCATATCCAAATGGTACACCAGTGTTCCCGATaagcagaaaaaacagacTATGTTAAAGGTGCATAGGTTGATTTCTTCGCGAGATCATCAGAAACAATCAAACTTCGTAAATTTCGAAAATCAGAAGCTTGTGTACAGACGATATAATGGTTTATTTTTCGTGATGGCCGTCGATGTTCAGGATAATGAGCTGAGCTATCTGGAAATGGTCCATTTGATGGTGGAAGTGCTCGATAGCTACTTTAACAACGTGTGCGAGCTAGACATCATCTTCAACTTCTACAAGGTATACcaggtgctggacgagatgtTTTTGAGTGGAGAGTTTCAAGAAACGAGCAAACAGGTTGTGCTGGACAGACTACACTATCTCGATAACTTGGAGTAG